The proteins below come from a single Cryptococcus gattii WM276 chromosome D, complete sequence genomic window:
- a CDS encoding Tubulin beta chain, putative (Similar to TIGR gene model, INSD accession AAW46727.1), with protein sequence MGREIINVSVGQAGNQIGTAFWENILQEHGLDKSGKAISDDPHILDKVDVYFTEASNKKYVPRSIQVDLEPGVVDLVRSGPLANLFRPDTFVHGESGAGNNWAKGYYTEGAELVDPVLDVLRQQAENSDSLQGFQVLHSLGGGTGSGLGALLLDKIREEYPDRMLATFSVFPSPKVSETVVEPYNAVLSTHILVDNSDITCCIDNEALYNICVSDLKIQSPEYKDLNSLIAKVMAGFTTTLRFPGVLNSDLRKLAVNMVPFPRLHFFTAGYAPLVANASKSYTASNVHELTAAIFQKRSLLAAIDPLFGKYLTVSVAYRGKLSMRDIENAVWDFHNKNSEHFVPWIPNSSLTTLCTVPPLGQTAAATLVANTTAISEVFKRSHTQFRSLFKRRAFTHWYTGEGMDEQEFTEAEANLSDLCTEYDQYASADLEEEEYELEGEGEGEGEQAVEEGEYYEE encoded by the exons ATGGGTAGAGAAATCATCAACGTATCTG TCGGCCAAG CCGGTAACCAGATCGGTACTGCGTTCTGGGAGAACATCCTCCAG GAACACGGTCTTGACA AGAGCGGTAAAGCCATCAGCGACGATCCTCACATCCTTGACAAAG TCGATGTCTACTTTACCGAAGCATCCAACAAGAAATACGTCCCACGATCCATCCAAGTCGATCTCGAGCCCGGAGTTGTCGACCTCGTCCGTTCCGGCCCTCTTGCCAACCTCTTCAGGCCCGACACCTTTGTTCACGGAGAGTCTGGGGCTGGTAACAACTGGGCCAAGGGTTATTACACCGAAGGAGCTGAGCTCGTTGACCCTGTGCTCGATGTCTTGAGGCAACAGGCGGAAAACTCTGACTCTCTCCAAGGTTTCCAGGTCTTGCACT CCCTTGGTGGTGGTACCGGTTCCGGACTTGGTGCCCTCCTTCTCGACAAGATCAGGGAAGAATACCCTGACCGGATGCTTGCTACGTTCTCGGTCTTCCCTTCCCCCAAGGTCTCTGAGACCGTTGTCGAGCCTTACAACGCTGTCCTCTCAACACACATCTTGGTTGATAACAGTGACATTACCTGCTGTATTGAC AACGAAGCACTGTACAACATCTGCGTCTCTGATTTGAAAATCCAGTCTCCAGAGTACAAGGACTTGAATTCTTTGATTGCCAAGGTCATGGCTGGTTTCACTA CTACTTTACGTTT CCCTGGTGTCCTTAACTCCGATCTTCGAAAGCTGGCAGTCAACATGG TTCCTTTCCCTCGTCTGCACTTCTTCACCGCCGGTTACGCCCCTCTTGTCGCCAATGCTTCCAAGTCTTACACC GCTTCCAATGTGCATGAGCTCACCGCTGCTATTTTCCAAAAACGGAGCTTGCTTGCGGCCATCGACCCCTTGTTTGGTAAATACCTGACCGTCTCTGTCGCTTACCGCGGCAAGCTCAGTATGAGGGACA TCGAGAACGCTGTCTGGGACTTCCACAACAAG AACTCTGAGCACTTTGTTCCTTGG ATCCCCAATAGCTCTCTCACTACCCTTTGTACCGTTCCTCCCCTCGGTCAAACAGCTGCCGCAACTCTCGTCGCCAACACTACCGCCATCAGCG AGGTATTTAAGCGCTCCCACACCCAGTTCAGGAGTCTCTTTAAGAGAAGAGCGTTCACCCACTGGTACACTGGTGAGGGAAT GGACGAGCAAGAGTTTACCGAGGCCGAAGCGAACCTTTCGGACTTGTGTACCGAGTATGACCAAT ATGCGTCTGCCGATcttgaagaggaggagtACGAGCTCGAGGGCGAGGGTGAGGGCGAGGGCGAGCAGGCTGTGGAGGAGGGCGAGTATTACGAAGAATAG
- a CDS encoding uncharacterized protein (Similar to TIGR gene model, INSD accession AAW46723.1), whose translation MTNYQPLATSPTVADVVESQQHKLSVRRRWHLRARPLLLLCLLGTCSVFGILYALFLRPSSYETIALKAADNPYFQTGDVWTHNDQVAARLERCASLGLLRNTSLPLAPHERLSDEEESELVAQGCGTNETTVIILSSLFFAEAFSGASVTGETVYAQSIISTLNAYNYSYVFSSLGWWNPDMRKTVELWHKHRWNVRMVLADPEQIDTCWKLTDQKCLKTEENVEGIEAWRLLAFWYWDDPGTPLGPQFTLSPSPRNANHFLSYSIEPTCHRLPYLAPSHRSDPPQAYLLAKQMHYLDDTPAFSWTLPALMELQDEFGIQVVAGLKDDDPVTAKAVEDIGLKNLGRLGVMEFYEQLSKSFVLLGVGRPRISPSPWDALCMGVPFINPILTWDETDPPNRTKWHAQQWHMTDLNPPYVYSVPAHNLTALRLAVHAALTNPIESFIPSYMKWEFVLGKMVEMVEGDWREKAKRLLEERIRDGGRVSLF comes from the exons ATGACCAACTATCAGCCACTTGCTACATCACCCACTGTCGCAGACGTTGTCGAATCTCAGCAACACAAACTGTCAGTGCGCCGCCGTTGGCATCTTCGCGCCCGACCGTTACTACTTCTCTGTCTTCTCGGCACCTGCTCCGTTTTTGGTATACTCTACGCTCTCTTCCTTCGCCCCTCGTCTTATGAAACCATAGCTCTCAAAGCGGCTGATAACCCATACTTTCAGACCGGTGATGTATGGACACACAATGACCAAGTTGCTGCTCGGCTTGAACGATGCGCCTCCCTCGGTTTATTACGAAATACCTCTCTACCGTTAGCCCCCCATGAACGTCTTAGCGATGAGGAAGAGTCTGAGCTTGTCGCTCAAGGATGCGGTACGAACGAAACAACTGTCATCattctctcttctcttttctttgcTGAAGCGTTCTCTGGTGCTTCCGTCACTGGCGAAACAGTTTATGCCCAATCTATCATCTCCACGCTTAACGCATACAACTATTCTTACGTATTTAGTTCTTTGGGGTGGTGGAACCCAGATATGAGAAAGACGGTGGAGTTGTGGCATAAGCATAGGTGGAATGTGAGGATGGTGTTGGCTGATCCGGAGCAGATCGATACGTGTTGGAAGTTGACGGACCAAAAATGTTTGAAGACGGAAGAGAATGTCGAGGGTATTGAGGCTTGGCGTCTACTTGCATTTTGGTACTGGGACGA CCCTGGAACGCCACTTGGCCCACAGTTCACCCTTTCCCCATCCCCCCGAAATGCAAATCACTTCCTATCCTACTCCATCGAACCTACCTGCCATCGCCTTCCTTACCTGGCCCCTTCCCACCGTTCGGATCCTCCACAAGCCTACCTCCTCGCTAAACAAATGCACTATCTAGACGATACTCCCGCTTTCTCGTGGACGCTTCCGGCCCTGATGGAGCTACAAGACGAGTTTGGTATCCAGGTCGTAGCTGGGttgaaggatgatgatCCGGTCACGGCTAAAGCCGTAGAGGATATAGGCTTGAAAAATCTGGGGAGGCTGGGTGTTATGGAGTTTTATGAGCAGCTCTCAAAGAGCTTTGTGTTGCTTGGTGTGGGTCGACCCAGGATAAGTCCTAGTCCTTGGGATGCCTTGTGCATGGGCGTTCCG TTTATCAACCCCATCCTGACTTGGGATGAGACAGACCCTCCGAATCGTACCAAATGGCACGCCCAACAATGGCACATGACTGACCTCAATCC ACCATACGTCTATTCTGTCCCGGCGCACAACCTCACCGCCCTTCGTCTCGCCGTCCATGCCGCCCTAACAAACCCAATTGAATCCTTTATCCCGTCATACATGAAATGGGAATTCGTGTTGGggaagatggtggagatggTAGAAGGTGATTGGAGAGAAAAGGCGAAGAGACTGTTGGAAGAGAGGATTAGGGATGGTGGACGGGTAAGTTTATTTTAA
- a CDS encoding ER to Golgi transport-related protein, putative (Similar to TIGR gene model, INSD accession AAW46671.1) has translation MEYIGKATEVVKHFRETKLSTLKSPQEFFDHRQLSRPKNMNEATSRVTYNTRHYSGNYLIVIAVLAVYALITNPLLLIALAFLAGGFAAINKFAPEPMQVGDHIITQKSLYTALFVIGFPLLWIASPVSTFFWLVGSSAILILGHAVLMEPGVESEYAGIEQV, from the exons ATGGAGTACATCGGTAAAGCCACAGAGGTGGTCAAACACTTCAGA GAGACCAAGTTGTCTACTCTGAAGTCCCCTCAAGAATTT TTTGATCACAGACAGCTCTCCCGGCCCAAAAACATGAACGAGGCAACGTCT CGTGTGACCTACAATACACGCCACTACTCTGGTAACTacctcatcgtcatcgCCGTTCTCGCAGTCTACGCCCT TATAACAAAcccccttctcctcattGCCCTTGCCTTCCTAGCTGGAGGCTTTGCAGCCATCAACAAATTCGCCCCGGAACCTATGCAAGTCGGCGACCACATCATCACCCAAAAATCCCTGTACACTGCGCTCTTTGTGATCGGTTTCCCGCTCCTGTGGATCGCTTCACCTGTTTCAACGTTCTTCTGGTTGGTCGGTTCTTCGGCCATATTGATCTTGGGCCATGCAGTGTTGATGGAGCCTGGAGTTGAGAGCGAGTATGCGGGTATTGAGCAGGTTTAG
- a CDS encoding phospho-2-dehydro-3-deoxyheptonate aldolase, putative (Similar to TIGR gene model, INSD accession AAW46670.1~Putative phospho-2-dehydro-3-deoxyheptonate aldolase (Phospho-2-keto-3-deoxyheptonate aldolase) (DAHP synthetase) (3-deoxy-D-arabino-heptulosonate 7-phosphate synthase)) — translation MPSSTRVSVRDAMELLDDRRVKIVRPLIPPQILHEELPLSLGGAQTVLDGRRQVEAVIKGDDDRLLVVVGPCSVHDPEQAITYAKALKEYADQAAEDLVIVMRVYFEKPRTTVGWKGLINDPDMNGSYQINRGLKIARKLLLDITEIGLPAAGEFLDVISPQYLADLFAWGAIGARTTESQVHRELASALSMSVGFKNGTDGSIGIAIDAIKAAGSGHTFLSVTKQGLSAIVETEGNSSTHVILRGSSKGPNYGVDDVAACAEKLNKSGLPAKIMIDCSHGNSSKQHLNQIKVGADIASQLSSGPTSNAIVGVMIESNIHEGRQNVPAEGPSGLKYGISVTDACISMEQTIPLLDELRKGVQVRREAVKAKREGLQ, via the exons ATGCCCTCATCTACAAGAGTATCTGTCCGAGAC GCCATGGAACTCCTAGACGACCGACGGGTCAAGATTGTCAGGCCTCTTATCCC CCCTCAAATTTTGCATGAAGAACTTCCCCTCTCTTTGGGGGGCGCCCAAACTGTGCTTGATGGCCGTCGACAAGTTGAGGCTGTCATCAAAGGCGACGATGACCGATTGCTCGTCGTTGTCGGCCCTTGTTCAGTGCACGACCCCGAACAGGCCATTACCTACGCCAAAGCTCTCAAAGAGTACGCCGACCAAGCTGCTGAGGATCTTGTGATTGTTATGCGAGTCTACTTTGAAAA ACCTCGAACAACTGTTGGCTGGAAGGGATTGATCAATGACCCCGACATGAATGGTTCTTACCAAATTAACCGAGGTCTCAAGATTGCTCGAAAATTGTTGTTAGATATTACCGAAATTGGTTTGCCTGCAGCCGGCGAGTTCCTCG ATGTCATTTCTCCTCAGTATCTCGCTGATCTTTTCGCTTGGGGTGCCATTGGAGCCCGAACCACCGAATCCCAAGTTCACCGAGAACTCGCATCTGCACTCTCCATGTCTGTCGGTTTCAAGAACGGTACTGACGGCTCTATCGGGATCGCTATTGATGCCATCAAGGCTGCCGGATCTGGACACACGTTCTTGTCTGTTACCAAGCAGGGATTGTCTGCGATTGTTGAGACTGAGGGAAACAGTTCTACGCATGTCATCTTGAGAGGAAGCAGCAAGGGACCTAATTATGGAGTGGATGATGTGGCTGCTTGTGCAGAAAAATTGAACAAAAGCGGATTACCTGCCAAGATTATG ATCGACTGCTCTCACGGTAACTCCTCCAAACAACACCTCAACCAAATCAAGGTCGGTGCCGACATTGCCTCCCAACTTTCTTCTGGCCCCACATCCAACGCCATCGTCGGTGTCATGATCGAGTCCAACATCCACGAAGGCCGACAAAATGTTCCTGCCGAGGGACCTTCTGGATTGAAGTACGGTATTTCTGTAACCGACGCTTGTATTTCGATGGAGCAGACTATTCCTTTGTTGGATGAGTTGAGGAAGGGTGTGCAGGTGAGAAGAGAGGCCGTCAAGGCTAAGAGGGAGGGACTGCAATAA
- a CDS encoding Soluble GTPase with a role in regulation of membrane traffic and potassium influx, putative; Arl1p (Similar to TIGR gene model, INSD accession AAW46669.1): protein MGGQLSKALGRLFGNKEMRILMLGLDAAGKTTILYKLKLNQSVTTIPTVGFNVETVTYRNVKFNVWDVGGQDKIRPLWRHYYTGTQGLIFVIDSGDRDRIDEARLELERILADREMKECLLMVFANKQDLPGAMSPAEVTEKLGLHRMKDRSWYVHPSCATTGEGLFEGLQWLSSNVKNLKV from the exons ATGGGAGGACAACTGAGTAAAGCTCTTG GCAGGTTATTTGGCAACAAGGAGATGCGGATCCTGATGTTGGGACTGGATGCCGCCGGAAAGACAA CCATCTTATATAAACTTAAGCTCAACCAAAGCGTCACAACCATCCCCACTGTGGGGTTCAATGTGGAAACTGTCACATACCGGAACGTCAAATTCAACGTATGG GATGTCGGAGGCCAAGACAAGATCCGTCCGTTATGGCGACACTACTATACTGGCACACAAGGTCTCATCTTTGTGATCGACTCTGGCGACAGGGACAGGATCGATGAAGCTCGACTGGAGCTGGAACGGATTTTGGCGGATagggagatgaaggagtGTTTGTTGATGGTATTTGCGAATAAACAGGATTTACCTGGAG CCATGTCACCAGCAGAAGTCACTGAAAAGCTTGGATTACATCGAATGAAAGATAGGTCGTGGTATGTCCACCCAAG TTGCGCAACGACTGGGGAAGGGTTGTTTGAAGGATTACAATGGCTTTCGAGTAATGTCAAGAACCTCAAGGTCTAA
- a CDS encoding Hypothetical Protein (Similar to TIGR gene model, INSD accession AAW46668.1), with protein MVSPAFPGLFFAFAAAVLLLFASISPPAWDQVGFLTTTAGTTKTVFGVFGECVKGGSCSTKSVGYDLVINGATNVNINQTVLHNLTYALILHPIAGFLALLALVFGLLGACLASRIATIFMALCSALGLIITLVIFVIDMVLWNLVKNNARNGGVHATLGNANWFTVAALASLFLSMCTSVCGACGRFANGRMAGEKY; from the exons ATGGTTTCTCCAGCGTTCCCAGGTCTCTTCTTCGCATTCGCTGCTGCAGTGCTCCTTTTGTTTG CCTCTATCTCTCCTCCAGCATGGGATCAAGTCGGCTTTTTAACCACCACAGCAGGAACCACCAAGACCGTTTTCGGTGTCTTTGGAGAATGTGTCAAGGGGGGAAGCTGTTCGACAAAATCTGTTGGGTATGACCTTGTCATAAACGGTGCTAC CAATGTCAACATCAATCAAACAGTCTTGCACAACCTCACCTACGCCTTGATTCTCCACCCCATCGCCGGcttccttgcccttctCGCCCTTGTCTTCGGCTTACTTGGTGCCTGTCTCGCTTCCCGAATCGCCACCATTTTCATGGCCCTCTGTTCCGCTTTGGGTCTTATTATCACTTTGGTTATATTTGTGATTGACATGGTGCTTTGGAACCTTGTAAAGAACAATGCCCGTAACGGTGGTGTTCACGCTACTTTGGGTAACGCCAACTGGTTCACAGTCGCTGCTTTGGCATCGTTGTTTTTGTCCATGTGCACTTCTGTTTGTGGAGCTTGCGGTAGATTCGCCAACGGTCGAATGGCGGGTGAGAAG TACTAA
- a CDS encoding uncharacterized protein (Similar to TIGR gene model, INSD accession AAW46667.1), whose amino-acid sequence MLNAATSPPPSKSAATASSPREPQPTPPPPTLQSVSLNDLFKGIQLQTSSPSVSTNGSAAGTRLEKSNASVAGPTVGLSHVGQHTPGTRSASQASVGSVPVSSPPPASGPTQDQRSKLLGMLSFGGSGAGTPVNVSTSGVPTPLPGHVQPESQASAPFGGIKSPVIDHSNPPQLTIAPVQDPAIVSPPVVEPTAARTPEPSQPQDQAEQPRPKSAVPNFSFVSPFDAFDEPTPVTASPAKEEKNPESEVIKQEEKMQVPVPAPKEVKSKKSKIKSPVPPKAPELPVVAQETGVKEESVANNTHQDQQGSGPKTTQSHITIDLSKPNLDSLVSTPDLLYIQPTTLLKVDVAYKKGRKVGLTRQFVAYTMSKGKIRLIDSRSGARLMLQTTTSTPGPIIDIAVCPVYVAALAADRSLWIWRVPAGWREDNPPVDLTLVSHTADGAIGKAFKVGWVKKNGADWVIVAGDEGVAMFDPTREGRGVKKAEETFAGKTIFRTMGSVVDFCVNNTQSAMGILSSNSTFSLYSTQSLNRVWQRSIPSSSPHSPPSSAHFVESNVLIGRDQNTRFDLVQITVSLAVLSSIHFIAPPGLDASSHYAHAMYDPFSGLLFVTPFARSSLYAFRYALKDTEPVRDAGSPDGPQVVAFDRMAEFPLTQQGSSGTGVVTIGMIAHLGRDPGPGREEGDLEWFYGTAGGFASAGMGKQAMGLVKSDVLASAITSSVAGTSAEPKKEKEMQPERKEKKKSAQSTPTSKTLPLPQNLPVPQPVPSLGSRTDSTAGSLVEDADGAAAAASTGMNSRKLKKEKRKEERALARAQAAAEAEAKIEAAWGAETLAAVPEIKSKREVAIDEEAIKQADRLSTQFQNLLTASISPLSAQLNTIASPSFSNNIAAQVERSLRPHIMSSISSELQNTLKGLMPQLINEMKNEVQKEVKSCLDKVPKDLEKGLGPVVSRTVAGVVQTSVEKMVQQAIHSHLLPTLTQSTSSLTDTLLTELKSEMLQIRKELTPIPPPVAPEVKRSVGEDELLNKLQEVSQQMEALQTAVKDIQDKNFNGINHAQSVPNLPTTQGSPPPIQTARLPTPAQLEDTFLAALTAQTVPATLQLVDDHLGLTDYCLPVTGKSPLSQAVLLTLLHRTSIAIAEIPALHPLFPHLVTWIRRTVNLLDPSDPNIKEYIVRLHPVVQTHLSNVIASVQTSRNPHLQAQFLPVLKEIGDVLSAKVNA is encoded by the exons ATGCTGAACGCAGCGACTTCGCCGCCGCCAAGCAAGTCGGCGGCGACAGCGTCGTCACCTCGAGAGCCCCAGCCTACTCCGCCACCACCTACTCTTCAAAGCGTAAGCTTGAACGATCTCTTCAAAGGTATACAGCTCCAGACATCATCGCCTTCTGTAAGTACCAATGGCAGTGCTGCTGGTACCCGTCTCGAAAAATCCAATGCTTCGGTTGCCGGACCCACGGTCGGACTAAGTCATGTCGGTCAGCACACTCCGGGTACGAGGTCTGCTTCCCAAGCTAGCGTGGGTTCGGTACCGGTATCAAGCCCTCCTCCTGCTTCAGGGCCGACCCAGGATCAGAGGTCAAAGTTGCTTGGCATGCTCTCTTTTGGTGGGAGCGGCGCCGGCACGCCTGTCAACGTGTCTACAAGTGGTGTACCAACGCCCCTTCCGGGACATGTTCAACCTGAAAGCCAAGCCAGTGCTCCATTTGG AGGAATCAAGAGCCCGGTCATTGATCACAGCAACCCACCCCAACTTACTATCGCACCTGTACAAGACCCCGCGATTGTATCTCCTCCAGTTGTGGAGCCCACCGCCGCCCGAACTCCTGAGCCCTCCCAACCTCAAGACCAAGCCGAGCAGCCGAGACCCAAGTCTGCTGTGCCCAACTTCTCTTTTGTGTCTCCTTTTGATGCCTTTGATGAGCCTACCCCCGTTACTGCTTCTCCCGCCAAGGAGGAGAAAAATCCTGAGTCTGAAGTCATTAAGCAGGAAGAAAAGATGCAAGTCCCTGTGCCCGCGCCAAAGGAGGTGAAGAGTAAGAAGAGCAAGATCAAGAGTCCTGTTCCTCCCAAAGCTCCTGAGCTTCCAGTCGTCGCCCAAGAAACCGGGGTCAAGGAAGAGTCCGTGGCCAATAATACCCATCAGGACCAGCAGGGCAGCGG ACCCAAGACAACTCAGTCTCATATAACTATCGATCTTTCCAAACCCAACCTTGATTCTCTTGTTTCCACCCCTGATCTCTTGTACATCCAACCAACGACTTTGTTGAAGGTTGATGTTGCGTATAAGAAAGGGAGGAAGGTTGGATTGACTAGACAGTTTGTGGCTTACACCATGTCTAAAG GCAAGATCAGGCTTATCGACAGCCGTAGCGGCGCTCGGCTCATGCTTCAAACCACTACTTCCACCCCCGGCCCCATCATCGACATTGCAGTCTGCCCTGTATACGTTGCTGCCCTCGCAGCGGACCGCTCTTTATGGATCTGGCGTGTCCCCGCTGGTTGGAGGGAAGATAATCCACCTGTTGACTTAACTTTGGTTAGCCACACTGCCGACGGCGCTATTGGCAAAGCGTTCAAGGTCGGAtgggtgaagaagaacgGGGCGGACTGGGTGATTGTGGCGGGTGATGAAGGTGTGGCGATGTTTGATCCGACCCGAGAAGGACGAGGTGTGAAGAAAGCCGAAGAAACGTTTGCCGGCAAAACTATCTTCCGAACGATGGGCAGTGTCGTCGATTTTTGTGTGAACAACACCCAAAGTGCAATGGGTATTCTTTCCTCGAATTCGACGTTCTCACTGTACAGTACACAAAGCCTCAATAGGGTCTGGCAGCGCTCCATCCCGTCCTCTTCCCCCCACTCACCTCCTTCTTCAGCCCATTTTGTCGAATCCAATGTCCTTATCGGAAGAGACCAGAACACTCGTTTCGATCTTGTCCAGATCACGGTCAGTCTTGCCGTTTTGTCTTCTATTCACTTCATCGCGCCTCCAGGTCTGGATGCGTCATCACATTATGCTCACGCGATGTATGACCCTTTCTCTGGATTGCTCTTCGTCACACCTTTTGCCCGAAGCTCGCTCTACGCTTTCAGGTACGCCCTCAAGGATACTGAGCCTGTTAGGGACGCCGGCAGCCCGGACGGCCCTCAGGTTGTAGCATTCGACAGGATGGCAGAATTCCCTTTAACCCAGCAAGGATCTTCTGGAACTGGCGTAGTTACGATCGGAATGATTGCCCACTTGGGTAGAGACCCTGGACCagggagggaagaaggtgaTTTGGAGTGGTTCTATGGAACTGCAGGAGGCTTTGCCAGTGCCGGTATGGGGAAACAAGCGATGGGTTTGGTCAAAAGTGATGTTCTTGCTTCTGCGATAACTTCATCTGTGGCAGGTACTTCTGCCGAGccaaagaaggaaaaggaaatgCAGCcggaaaggaaggagaagaagaagtcTGCTCAATCTACTCCGACCAGCAAAacccttcctcttcctcaaaatcttcctgttcctcAGCCTGTGCCCAGCCTTGGTTCCCGAACCGACAGCACTGCTGGGTCATTAGTGGAGGACGCTGATGgtgctgctgctgccgccaGTACAGGAATGAACTCGAGGAAGCTtaaaaaggagaagaggaaggaggagagagcATTGGCCAGAGCGCaagctgctgctgaagCGGAGGCCAAGATTGAGGCTGCTTGGGGAGCAGAAACGTTGGCGGCTGTTCCTGAGATAAAGAGCAAGAGAGAGGTGGCGATTGACGAGGAAGCTATTAAACAGGCAG ATCGCCTTTCTACTCAATTCCAAAATCTCCTTACCGCTTCCATTTCCCCGCTTTCAGCTCAGCTCAACACCATTGCCTCGCCTTCATTTTCCAACAATATTGCGGCCCAAGTCGAACGTTCTCTCCGACCTCATATTATGTCTTCTATCAGTAGCGAGCTCCAAAATACTTTGAAGGGATTAATGCCGCAGTTGATTAATGAAATGAAGAATGAGGTTCAGAAGGAGGTGAAGAGCTGCTTAGACAAGGTGCCGAAGGATTTGGAGAAAGGACTGGGCCCGGTGGTCAGTAGGACGGTTGCGGGAGTTGTTCAGACTTCT GTCGAGAAGATGGTTCAACAAGCCATCCATTCTCACCTCCTTCCCACTCTTACTCAAtcaacctcttctctcaCAGACACTCTTCTCACAGAGTTGAAATCGGAGATGCTTCAAATCAGAAAAGAGCTTACCCCGATCCCACCGCCTGTTGCTCCTGAGGTGAAGCGGAGCGTCGGAGAAGATGAGCTCTTGAACAAGTTGCAAGAGGTGTCGCAGCAAATGGAGGCTTTGCAGACTGCGGTCAAGGATATTCAAGATAAAAACTTTAACGGTATCAACCATGCTCAATCTGTGCCCAACCTCCCTACCACTCAAGGTTCTCCACCTCCCATTCAGACTGCCCGACTTCCCACACCCGCTCAATTGGAAGACACTTTCCTTGCCGCCCTCACTGCTCAGACAGTACCCGCCACCCTCCAACTTGTGGATGACCACTTGGGCTTGACAGACTATTGTTTGCCCGTCACAGGTAAAAGCCCTTTGAGCCAGGCTGTTTTGTTGACCTTGTTGCATCGT ACGTCTATTGCGATTGCCGAAATCCCCGCGCTCCACCCCTTATTCCCTCATCTCGTCACTTGGATCAGACGCACAGTCAACCTCCTCGATCCTAGC GACCCCAACATCAAAGAATACATTGTCCGCCTTCACCCTGTCGTCCAGACCCACTTGAGCAACGTGATTGCCTCTGTGCAGACGTCTCGTAACCCTCACCTGCAAGCGCAG